The genome window ATATAAGTTAAGTGAAGAGTGAAGAATTCAATAGTGAAGCACGAAAGCACATGAATTCTTCACTCTTTACTCTTAATTCATCACTTTTCCTGCTACGTAAACCTTTACGATATGAATAATCTCCCGATTTAGCTTTTTTTACACATTTTAATCGCTGCTATTTCAAAGAAAATGTGTACTTTTGCAAAGTCGATGTGGCAAAAAGGTGAAAAACAAGATAACATCACCTAACACTTTGACAGATCTACTTAGGAAACAACAAAATATATAAAATATTAAAAAGTAAAATGGATTTATTACAGCAAATCGTAGCTCGCGCTAAAGCTGACAAGCAGCGCATCGTGCTCCCTGAAGCAGAAGAGGAGCGTACATTGAAAGCAGCCGATAAAGTTTTGGCTGATGATCTCGCAGACATCATCCTCATCGGTAACCCTGCCAATATTAAGAATCTCGCTGCTCAGTGGGGTCTTAACAACATCGACAAGGCTACTATCGTTGATCCACAAAACAACCCTAAGACTGAGGAGTATGCTGAGAAGCTCGCTGAACTTCGCAAGAAGAAGGGCATGACTGTAGAGCAGGCTCGTGAACTCGTAACTAAGAACAACCTCTACCTCGGTTGTATGATTATCAAGACTGAGGGCGCTGACGGTCAGATTTCTGGTGCATTGAGCACTACTGGCGATACTCTCCGTCCAGCTCTTCAGATTATCAAGTGCACTCCAGGTATCACTTGCGTAAGTGGTGCTATGTTGCTCATCTCAGACCAGAAGCAGTATGGTCAGGATGGCATTGTAGTAATGGGTGACGTTGCTGTAACTCCAAACCCTACAGCAGACCAACTTGCTCAGATTGCCTATACTACAGCTCATACAGCTCAGTCAGTGGCAGGTATTGCTGATCCACAGATTGCCATGTTGAGCTTCTCTACAAAGGGTAGCGCAAAGGATGCTATCAACAAGGAGACTGGCAAGAGCGTTTATATCATTGACAAGGTAAAGGATGCCGTAGCTATTGCTAAGGAGAAGTTCCCAGAGCTTCATCTCGATGGTGAACTTCAGGCAGATGCAGCCCTCGTTCCTGAGGTAGCTGCCAAGAAGGCTCCAGGTTCTGACGTAGCTGGTAAGGCTAACGTTTTGGTAGTTCCTAACCTCGAGGTTGGTAACATCGGCTACAAGCTCGTTCAGCGTTTGGGTGGTGCCATCGCTATCGGTCCTATCCTTCAGGGTATTGCCCGTCCTGTTAACGATCTTTCTCGTGGTTGCTCTGTTGATGACATCTACTACATGGTAGCCATCACAGCTTGCCAGGCACAGGACGCTAAGAAGGCTTAATTCAACATTCAACATTTAACATTCAACATTTAACATTATGAAAGTATTGGTTCTGAACTGTGGTAGTTCATCTATCAAGTACAAATTATATAATATGGACGATGAGTCTGTATTGGCACAGGGTGGTGTAGAGCGTATCGGTCTTGATAACGCTTTCATCAAGGTGAAATTGCCTAACGGCGAGAAGAAGCAGATCATGCACGACATGCCTGACCACAAGGAAGGTGTGAACTTCGTGTTCAAGTGCTTGCTCGACCCGGAAATCGGCGCTATCAAGGATTTGAAAGAAATCGACGCTGTAGGACACCGTGTCGTACAGGGTGGTGACAAGTTCAAGGAGAGCGTTATCGTTGACAAGAGCGTAGAGGATGGTATCGAGGAACTTTGCGACCTCGCTCCTGTTCACAACGCAGGTCACCTGAAGGGTATCCGTGCCGTAGACTCTTTGATGCCTGGCACTCCTCAGGTTTGCGTATTCGACAACGCATTCCACAGTACAATGCCTGACTACGCTTACCTCTATGCAATTCCTTACGAGTTGTACGAGAAGTATCACGTACGCCGTTATGGTTTCCACGGAACGTCTCACCGCTATGTTTCTAAGCGTGTTTGCGAAATTCTCGGTCTCGACCAGAACAACTCTAAGATCATCACTTGCCACATCGGTAATGGTGGCTCTGTAGCTGCTGTATTGAACGGTAAGGTATTGGATACCTCAATGGGCTTGACTCCATTGGCTGGTTTGATGATGGGTTCACGTTGTGGTGATATCGATGCTTCTGCCGTTACCTACTTGATGGAGAAGTTGAACATGAAGCCACAGGAGATGGCTGACTTCCTGAACAAGAAGAGTGGTGTGCTCGGTATTACAGGTATTTCTTCTGATATGCGCGACATCGAGAACGCTGCCAACGAGGGTAACGAGAAGGCTCAGCTGGCTCTCCGCATGTACGAGTATCGCATCAAGAAGTACATTGGGGCTTACACTGCAGCTATGGGTGGCGTTGACGCAATCGTATTTACTGCAGGTGTTGGTGAGAACCAGACCGACCTGCGCGAGGAAGCTTGCAAGAACCTGGAGTATCTTGGCATCAAGATTAACAAGGAAGTAAATGACAAGGTTCGTGGTGAGGAAGCTATCATCTCTACTGACGACAGTAAGGTGAAGGTAGTTGTAGTTCCTACCGACGAGGAGATCGTTATCGCTCGCGATACAATGGAGTTGGTTGCTAACAAGTAATCATACGCTATATATAATAAGGTGAAGACTAGAAACATAAGTGAATGGTCT of Segatella copri contains these proteins:
- a CDS encoding acetate kinase; protein product: MKVLVLNCGSSSIKYKLYNMDDESVLAQGGVERIGLDNAFIKVKLPNGEKKQIMHDMPDHKEGVNFVFKCLLDPEIGAIKDLKEIDAVGHRVVQGGDKFKESVIVDKSVEDGIEELCDLAPVHNAGHLKGIRAVDSLMPGTPQVCVFDNAFHSTMPDYAYLYAIPYELYEKYHVRRYGFHGTSHRYVSKRVCEILGLDQNNSKIITCHIGNGGSVAAVLNGKVLDTSMGLTPLAGLMMGSRCGDIDASAVTYLMEKLNMKPQEMADFLNKKSGVLGITGISSDMRDIENAANEGNEKAQLALRMYEYRIKKYIGAYTAAMGGVDAIVFTAGVGENQTDLREEACKNLEYLGIKINKEVNDKVRGEEAIISTDDSKVKVVVVPTDEEIVIARDTMELVANK
- the pta gene encoding phosphate acetyltransferase, which produces MDLLQQIVARAKADKQRIVLPEAEEERTLKAADKVLADDLADIILIGNPANIKNLAAQWGLNNIDKATIVDPQNNPKTEEYAEKLAELRKKKGMTVEQARELVTKNNLYLGCMIIKTEGADGQISGALSTTGDTLRPALQIIKCTPGITCVSGAMLLISDQKQYGQDGIVVMGDVAVTPNPTADQLAQIAYTTAHTAQSVAGIADPQIAMLSFSTKGSAKDAINKETGKSVYIIDKVKDAVAIAKEKFPELHLDGELQADAALVPEVAAKKAPGSDVAGKANVLVVPNLEVGNIGYKLVQRLGGAIAIGPILQGIARPVNDLSRGCSVDDIYYMVAITACQAQDAKKA